The following proteins are encoded in a genomic region of Nicotiana sylvestris chromosome 4, ASM39365v2, whole genome shotgun sequence:
- the LOC138890058 gene encoding uncharacterized protein codes for MLTIFTFDVYALIDPGSTLSYVTPYIAKKFGIEPEKLCEPFEVSTPVGESVIARCIYRGCPVKVHHRLTVADLVELEMLDFDVIMGMDWLESCYATVGCRTKIVSFEFLGEPVLEWKGDVVTSRGRFISYLKARKMISKGYIYHLVRVKDTDAQIPTLQSVPIVNEFREVFPEDLPGIPSDREIDFGIDLLPGTKPISIPPYRMAPAELKELKVQLKDLLDKGFIRPSVSP; via the coding sequence ATGCTAACAATATTCACTTTTGATGTCTATGCTCTTATAGATCCGGGATCCACCCTATCTTATGTAACCCCATATATTGCAAAGAaatttgggatagaaccagaAAAGTTGTGTGAACCCTTTGAAGTGTCCACTCCAGTTGGAGAATCAGTTATAGCAAGGTGTATCTATAGGGGATGTCCAGTCAAAGTGCATCATCGTCTTACTGTAGCAGACTTAGTAGAATTGGAGATGTTAGACTTCGATGTGAtcatgggcatggattggttagagTCATGTTATGCCACAGTGGGTTGTAGAACCAAAATAGTAAGTTTTGAATTTCTTGGTGAACCAGTCTTAGAATGGAAGGGTGATGTAGTAACATCTaggggtaggtttatttcctatcttaaagcTAGAAAGATGATCTCCAAGGGATATATATATCACCTAGTTCGAGTTAAGGATACAGATGCTCAGATCCCCACTCTCCAATCCGTACCGATTGTAAATGAGTTTCGAGAAGTGTTTCCAGAAGATCTCCCTGGAATTCCCTCCGATAGagagattgactttggaattgatCTACTTCCAGGCACTAAGCCGATATCtattccaccttacagaatggctccagcagagttgaaagagttaaaagtCCAGTTGAAAGACCTTCTAGATAAGGGATTTATAAGGCCAAGTGTCTCACCTTAG